The window CGGCATGACAGGACAAGTACGCACCGTCGACGGGCGTGTCGCCGGCCGGCGCGGCCAGGCGACGCGGCAGAAGCTGCTCGACTGCCTCAGCGAGATGCTCAGCTCCTCGCCGTACCGCGACGTCAAGGTGATCGACGTCGCCCGCAAGGCCGGGACCTCCCCCGCGACCTTCTACCAGTACTTCCCGGACGTCGAGGGCGCCGTCCTGGAGATCGCCGAACACATGGCCACGGAGGGCGCGCAGTTGACGGCGCTCGTCGAAGGTCGCAACTGGGTCGGCAAGGCCGGCTGGGCGGCGGCCGAGGAACTCGTCGAGGGATTCCTGGAGTTCTGGCGACGCAACGACGCGATCCTCCGGGTCGTCGACCTCGGCGCGGCCGAGGGCGACAAGCGGTTCTACAAGATCCGCATGAAGATCCTCAACTCCGTCACCAACTCCCTCACGGAGTCGATGAAGGAACTCCAGGCCAAGGGCAAGGTCGACAAGGACCTCAGCCCGGCGGCGATGGCCGGTTCGCTGGTCGCGATGCTGGCCGCGGTCGCCTCGCACCAGAAGGGCTTCCAGACCTGGGGCGTCAAGCAGGCCGAGCTCAAGCCGAACCTGGCGCTGCTCGTCCACCTCGGCATCACCGGCAAGAAGCCGACCAAGTAGCGGCGGACCCCGGGCCCCCGCCAGGGGTCCTGGTCCGCCGCCCGGGCCCGCTCCCCGCAGCCCCCACCACCCCGCCGGCTCACGCCGGCGCCCGCTCCCGACCCCGTCGGTCCCCCACCGGCTTCCCGCCGGACTCCACCGGCTCTCCGCCGGGCTTCACCCGGATCTCCGCCGCGATCAGCGACGCTCCAGGCGGAACAGCCGGATCTCGCGCTCGATGCGCGCCTGGTACGTCGCGTACGGCGGCCAGAACCTCAGCGCCGCCTGCCACGCCGCCGCGCGTTCCTCGCCCTGCAACAGCCGGGCCCGTACGGCGATGTCCCGACCGCGCCAACTCACTTCCGCGTCCGGGTACTTGATCAGGTTCCCGGTCCAGGCAGGGTGTCCGGGGCGGCCGAAGTTGGAACCGATCAGCAGCCAGCTCGCACCGTCGTCCTCCGGCATGCAGGCGAGCGGCGTGGTGCGCGGCAGGCCGGACCTGGCTCCCTTGGCGGTGAGGATCACGCCGGGCAGCATCTGCGCGCTCAGGATGACCTTGCCGCGGGTCAGTCTGTGCACGGCCTTGTCCATGGCCGGGATGACGTGTGGTGCGATCTTGGCGAACAGCATGGTCGAGGAGACCTTCTGCATCAGCCTGACGCCGACGGGAGCCATCAGACGGCCATCCTCTCCGTGCTCGTGGACTCGGTTGCGGTCGTGGGTGGGACCGCGGTCGCGGACGCGGACGCGGACCCGGTCGCGGACCCGGTCGCGGACGCGGACGCGGACCCGGTCGCGGACCCGGTCGCGGACGCGGACGGGTCGAACAGGCCCGCCCGCCGGGCGGCGTGCGCCCGCAGCCGGTGCACCGGGCCGAAGAGCAGCTCGTCGGCCGCGGCCCGCTTGAAGTAGAGGTGCGCGTCGTGCTCCCAGGTGAAGCCGATACCGCCGTGCAGTTGGATCGCCTCGCCCGAGGTGATCCGGAGCGCCTCCAGCGCCTGCGCGAGGGCGAGGCCGCCCTGCTCGGGGTCCCAGGCGGCGTAGTAGGCGGCGGAGCGGGCCGCCTGCACCTGGACGTAGAGGTCCGCGAGGCGGTGTTTGACCGCCTGGAAGGACCCGATGGCGCGACCGAACTGCTCGCGCTGCCGTACGTGGTCCACCGTGCGGGCCAGCGCCTGTTCCGCCGCGCCCACCGCCTCGGCAGCCAGCACGCCGGCGGCGGCGCGCCCGGTGGCGGCGAGGGCCGCCGGTACGTCCCCCTGGCCATCCCCGAGCAACTCGGCGGGCACGTCGCGCAGTTGGATCCGCCCCTGGGGCCTGGTCTCGTCCAGGGTGGACTGCCGGGCGCGTACGAGTCCGGGCGCGTCCTCCCGTACGAGGAACAGCAGGGTCCGGCTGCGGGCGAAGCCGCCGGTGTGCGCGGCGACCAGGAGCAGCCCGGCGCTGTGGCCGTCCAGCACCTGGGAGACCTCCCCGTAGAGCCGCGGGCCGCCCTCCCCCGACGTGGCCTGCACCCCACCGGCGCGACCGCCGCCGGCCCACTCCCCCGGCACGTTGTCGCCGGTCAGCGCGAGGGCCGTGGCCAGGGCGGTCCCGGGTACGGCGAGCGCGGCGGTCAGCGCTCCGGCGGCGATCGGGGGCAGCAGCGCGGCGCGCTGGGCCTCCGTCCCGAGGGCGGCGATCAGGGGCGCGGCGAGTGCGGCGGTGGCGAGCAGCGGCGAGGGCAGCAGGGCCCGGCCGGTCTCCTCACAGGCGAGGGCGAGGTCGGCCGGCGCGCATCCGACGCCGCCGTACTCCTCGGCGATGGCGATGCCCGGCAGGCCGAGTTGCCGGGCGAGCTGTCGCCACAGTTCGTGGTCGTGTCCGGCGGCGGTGCGGACGGCGGCCCTGACCTCGTCCGGGCCGCAGCGTTTGCCCAGGATTTCGCGCAGGGTGCGGCGCATCTCGTGCTGCTCCGCGGTGAAGGCGGCATCCATCGTCGGGCTCCTCCCCGTATCTGACGGGCCGTCATGTTAGGGCGGCGGAAGCCAGATGCACAGGGGGCGGGCAAGGGGGGTTCGACGACCCGCGGCGGGGCGGTCAGCGGCGACCCCGCCCGCCGAGGAGTCCCCCGACCGCGAGGAGCACGCAGCCGAGGCCGGCCATGACGGCGTTGCCGAGGATCTCGTGGCCGTCGGGTACGAGGAACCGCAGGAAGCCCAGGAAGCGGATGAAGCCGAACCACTCGTGCAACAGGGCGCTGACACCACCGACGAGGAGGACACCACCGAGGAAGGTCGCCACCCCCTTGAGCGGGTGGTCGGCGGAGGGTGAGGAGGCCATGGGGGCACCGTAGGAGTCGGGGCCCGGCGCCCGCATCGAACTTCCGGCGCGCACGCTCGCGACGAAAGAGAACAACCACCCGCACCACGTCTCGCGCACTAGCGTCTGACGCATCGTCAGATATACCGTCGCCCCATGCCTGGACTGTCTGGACCGCCCCGAACCCCCACCGCCACCGCGCCGCGCCGCCGCGTCGCGGTCGCCGGCGTCGCCCTCTCGGACTGCGGCCGGGTGGACGGCCCCACCCCCTACGCCCTGCACGCACAGGCCGCCCGCCGGGCCCTCGCCGACTCCGGACTCGACCGGTCCGTCATCGACGGCTTCGCCTCCGCCGGCCTCGGCACACTGGCCCCGATCGAGGTGGCCGAGTACCTGGGACTGCGCCCCACCTGGGTCGACTCCACCTCGGTCGGCGGCTCGACCTGGGAGGTGATGGCCGCCCACGCGGCCGACGCCATCGCCGCCGGCCACGCCCGGGCCGTCCTGCTGGTCTACGGATCCACCGCCCGCGCCGACATCAAGGCCCGCAGGCGCACCGCGAACCTCTCCTTCGGCGCGCGCGGACCCCTCCAGTTCGAGGTCCCGTACGGCCACACACTGGTCGCCAAGTACGCGATGGCCGCCCGCCGCCACATGCACGAGTACGGCACGACCCTGGAACAGCTCGCGTCGGTGGCCGTACAGGCCCGGGCGAACGCCGCCACCAACCCGGACGCCATGTTCCGCACGCCGCTCACCGTGGACGAGGTCCTCTCCTCCGACATGATCGCGGACCCGTTCACCAAACTGCACTGCTGCATCCGCTCCGACGGCGGCTGCGCGGTACTGCTGGTCGCCGAGGACCTCGTACCGGACACCGCGAAGGACCCGGTCTGGATCCTGGGCACCGGCGCCTCGGTCTCCCACACCACCATGTCGGAATGGGAGGACTTCACCGTCTCCCCGGCCGCCGTCTCCGGCCGCCAGGCCTTCGAACGCGCCGGGCTCACCCCGGCGGACGTCGATCTCGCCGAGATCTACGACGCCTTCACCTACATGACCCTCGTGACCCTGGAGGACCTCGGCTTCTGCGCGAAGGGCGAAGGCGGCGCGTTCGTCGAGAAGGGCCGACTGCTGCGCGACGGGGAACTCCCCGTCAACACCGACGGCGGCGGGCTGTCGGCCTGCCACCCCGGCATGCGCGGCCTCTTCCTGCTGGTCGAGGCCGTACGCCAACTCCGCGGCGAGGCCGGCGCCGGCCAGGTCACCAAGGCGGGCGGCCGACTCCCCGAGGTGGCCCTGGCCTCGGGCACGGGCGGCTGGTTCTGCTCCTCGGGGACGGTCATCCTGGGCCGGGGCTGAGACCCGGGCCGTCTCTTTCGGATCGCGCCGGGGCCGCGGCCCTCACCGACGACCTAGTACTGCCAGCGCGGCTGCTTGCCGTCCTGCCGGCAGTGGATGAACCGGCCGTTGCCCGCGTGGGTGGACCGCCCCACGTCCGCCTTGCGGCAGAACTGACCGGCGTTGTAGCAGTTCCCCGCGTTGGAGACGATCTCGCAGTCCGCCGCCGCGGGCTCCGGCGGCGCCTTCGTCGGAGCCTTGCTCGGAACCTTCGTCGGCGCCCTGCTCGGAGCCTTCGTCGGGACCTCGGCCGCCGGCCTGGTCGGCGCCTTCGCGTCGGGCGTCCCGGCGGCCGGGGTCGCCTTGGGCAGCACCACCCGCGTGGGCGTCGGGGTCACCACCGCCGATGGCGAGGCGACCGCGGTCGGCGAGAGCGTCGGCGGCGCGGACGTCGGCGCCACCGGGGCCGACGACCGGATCACCGACGGCGAACCGGCCGGCCCACCCGTCTCGGCCGGCCCGCACGCCACCGCCACCCCGGCCACCAGCACCGCCACCAGCGCCCGTCTGACGCCCCTGCCATTGATTGCGCGCATGTCCAAACCCCCACCGGTATCCGTCCGAAACAGACGCATCATATGAACGGCAGTTCGCCCGTGTGATGACAATCCACCCATTGATGCGATGGTGTTCGATGGCGCCATGACCAGTGAGACGAGCGACGCCGACTTCCACGCCACCCTCCACTCCCTGCGCGTGTGGGACACCCGGCTGCCCACCTTCGACCCGGACACGGCACCGACCGACCCGCTCCCCCTCTTCCGGGAGTGGCTCGTGGACGCCGCCAAGGCCGGACAGCTCGAACCGCACACGATGACCCTGGCCACGGTCGACGCCGAAGGGCGCCCCGACGTCCGCACGTTGATGCTGCACGACGCCGACGAGCGGGGCTGGCACTTCGCCTCGCACGCCACCAGCGTGAAGGGCCGACAGCTCGCGGCCCGACCGGACGCCGCCCTCGGCTTCTACTGGCCCGCGGTGGGCCGGCAGATCCGCCTCCGCGGCCGGGTCACGGCCTGTGGACCCGAGGAAAGCCGCGCGGACCTCGCGGTCAGGTCCCGCGGCGCGCTCGCCGCCGCGCTGACGGGACACCAGAGCGAGGTCCTGCCCTCCCTCGCGGACCTGGCCGAGGCCTCGGCGGCGGCGTGGGCGCGCGCGGGCGCCGAGCCGGACGCGGTGGCGCCGACGTGGACGCGGTACGTGCTCGACGCGACGGAGGCCGAGTTCTTCCAGGGCGACGCGGCGCGCCGCCACACCCGCCTCCACTACCGCCGCACCCCCACCACCCCCTGGACCCGAACCCTCCTCTGGCCCTGACGCGACCAGGCCCGTCCCCCCACCGAGCCCAACGGGACTCCACCGCGCGCCTCAAACGCCGGCGGGGCTGGATTGCCGA of the Streptomyces sp. NBC_01426 genome contains:
- a CDS encoding thiolase C-terminal domain-containing protein; protein product: MPGLSGPPRTPTATAPRRRVAVAGVALSDCGRVDGPTPYALHAQAARRALADSGLDRSVIDGFASAGLGTLAPIEVAEYLGLRPTWVDSTSVGGSTWEVMAAHAADAIAAGHARAVLLVYGSTARADIKARRRTANLSFGARGPLQFEVPYGHTLVAKYAMAARRHMHEYGTTLEQLASVAVQARANAATNPDAMFRTPLTVDEVLSSDMIADPFTKLHCCIRSDGGCAVLLVAEDLVPDTAKDPVWILGTGASVSHTTMSEWEDFTVSPAAVSGRQAFERAGLTPADVDLAEIYDAFTYMTLVTLEDLGFCAKGEGGAFVEKGRLLRDGELPVNTDGGGLSACHPGMRGLFLLVEAVRQLRGEAGAGQVTKAGGRLPEVALASGTGGWFCSSGTVILGRG
- a CDS encoding acyl-CoA dehydrogenase family protein, producing MDAAFTAEQHEMRRTLREILGKRCGPDEVRAAVRTAAGHDHELWRQLARQLGLPGIAIAEEYGGVGCAPADLALACEETGRALLPSPLLATAALAAPLIAALGTEAQRAALLPPIAAGALTAALAVPGTALATALALTGDNVPGEWAGGGRAGGVQATSGEGGPRLYGEVSQVLDGHSAGLLLVAAHTGGFARSRTLLFLVREDAPGLVRARQSTLDETRPQGRIQLRDVPAELLGDGQGDVPAALAATGRAAAGVLAAEAVGAAEQALARTVDHVRQREQFGRAIGSFQAVKHRLADLYVQVQAARSAAYYAAWDPEQGGLALAQALEALRITSGEAIQLHGGIGFTWEHDAHLYFKRAAADELLFGPVHRLRAHAARRAGLFDPSASATGSATGSASASATGSATGSASASATAVPPTTATESTSTERMAV
- a CDS encoding TetR family transcriptional regulator translates to MTGQVRTVDGRVAGRRGQATRQKLLDCLSEMLSSSPYRDVKVIDVARKAGTSPATFYQYFPDVEGAVLEIAEHMATEGAQLTALVEGRNWVGKAGWAAAEELVEGFLEFWRRNDAILRVVDLGAAEGDKRFYKIRMKILNSVTNSLTESMKELQAKGKVDKDLSPAAMAGSLVAMLAAVASHQKGFQTWGVKQAELKPNLALLVHLGITGKKPTK
- a CDS encoding nitroreductase family deazaflavin-dependent oxidoreductase, with the translated sequence MAPVGVRLMQKVSSTMLFAKIAPHVIPAMDKAVHRLTRGKVILSAQMLPGVILTAKGARSGLPRTTPLACMPEDDGASWLLIGSNFGRPGHPAWTGNLIKYPDAEVSWRGRDIAVRARLLQGEERAAAWQAALRFWPPYATYQARIEREIRLFRLERR
- a CDS encoding pyridoxine/pyridoxamine 5'-phosphate oxidase, producing MTSETSDADFHATLHSLRVWDTRLPTFDPDTAPTDPLPLFREWLVDAAKAGQLEPHTMTLATVDAEGRPDVRTLMLHDADERGWHFASHATSVKGRQLAARPDAALGFYWPAVGRQIRLRGRVTACGPEESRADLAVRSRGALAAALTGHQSEVLPSLADLAEASAAAWARAGAEPDAVAPTWTRYVLDATEAEFFQGDAARRHTRLHYRRTPTTPWTRTLLWP